Proteins from one Podospora pseudoanserina strain CBS 124.78 chromosome 1, whole genome shotgun sequence genomic window:
- a CDS encoding hypothetical protein (EggNog:ENOG503PGCN), protein MTTNSATTTTTSLINADITLLIAEQTDLPTLLALASTNKHLNGLINAYEHSIIKSKITTAIPNPLLQPPLGSVLSSHSSSTRQILPPWSFQVAAELERRHTRTETMFNISTVPPTPLISAMFRVPSFAALSRQQFTQLVDLFKRACCLADHICDLALLVKIPAMARELSAVDPYVVQKAIHRTRQGFIKGLEPLDLALLTHLAALGGMAYAEEMGELMSSDPEGLERMVAFKETILREGSAALWGFLHPKEGEVIEGNGPPSLPPRARGSGLGRYIAGKVEGVLRDLHAYEMGLKERDHEEAEGEGEGEWADKEGMREGGWEDDDDDDPFVVLHGLHQTVMSAFPKPVEEPKDDEGDAVIENESEQWEGEGVEYEEVDIEGEDVSSEEEGEIEEEEEVFPVEPREQLILEVVRSAVPCSV, encoded by the exons ATGACCACCAACTCTGccacaacaacgacaacgtcGCTCATCAACGCCGACATAACCCTCCTCATTGCAGAGCAAACCGACCTCCCAACCTTGCTCGCGTTAGCCAGCACAAACAAGCACCTCAACGGCCTGATCAACGCATACGAACACTCGATTATCAAGTCCAAAATCACCACCGCTATCCCAAACccactcctccaacctcccctcgGGTCAGTCCTATCCTCccacagctcctccacccgccAAATCCTGCCACCTTGGTCCTTCCAAGTAGCAGCCGAACTCGAACGCCGCCACACCCGCACCGAAACCATGTTCAACATTTCCACcgtccccccaacccccttgaTATCAGCCATGTTCCGCGTCCCTTCTTTTGCGGCGCTGTCACGGCAACAGTTTACCCAACTGGTCGACCTGTTCAAACGGGCTTGCTGCCTGGCGGATCATATCTGTGATTTGGCGCTGCTCGTCAAGATACCGGCCATGGCGAGGGAGCTGTCGGCTGTGGATCCGTACGTAGTGCAAAAGGCGATTCACCGAACGAGGCAGGGGTTTATTAAAGGGTTGGAACCGTTGGATCTGGCGCTGTTGACGCATTTGGCGGCgttgggggggatggcgtatgcggaggagatgggggagttgATGAGTTCTGAtccggaggggttggagaggatggtggcgtTCAAGGAGACTATTTTACGGGAGGGGAGCGCGGCGCTTTGGGGTTTTTTACATCcaaaggagggggaagtgATTGAGGGGAATGGGCCACCTTCTTTGCCGCCTAGGGCGAGGGGGAGCGGGCTTGGGAGGTATATTGCTGGcaaggtggaaggggtgttgagggattTGCATGCTTATGAGATGGGGCTTAAGGAGCGGGATcatgaggaggcggagggagagggggagggggagtgggcggataaggaggggatgagggaaggggggtgggaggatgatgatgatgatgatccgTTTGTTGTTTTGCATGGGCTTCATCAGACTGTCATGAGTGCCTTTCCTAAGCCGGTTGAGGAACCAAAGGACGATGAGGGGGATGCTGTGATAGAAAATGAGAGTGAGcagtgggagggagaaggggttgaatacgaggaggtggatattgagggcgaggatgtgAGTtctgaagaggagggagagatagaagaggaagag gaggttttcCCTGTTGAACCTAGAGAACAGTTGATCCTGGAGGTGGTTAGAAGTGCGGTTCCATGCTCAGTTTAG